A single genomic interval of Shewanella halotolerans harbors:
- a CDS encoding VolA/Pla-1 family phospholipase: MKRLFLGVAIASALGMAGCSEDSVDQLAEKTEPLIPLSHMVFDPANSKVPLPNDLLFSGTTDGTLTMPGEKADGSSDYTDPQMALGALDGWSTTSPISITVEPATDHDGTMLTLAAASVAQPGAVRMFEATVGGPLSSDPECQSAPSVSACKIGNELQFGVDFVASASGNTIAIVPLKPLKAGQSYVYATTDLIQDSAGRPIAPSTTYATLKLDIETKPLQTPDQLMLQTLVNSYEKGMAAAHGVDSATISYAGLFTTQAISDVYETTKLLMLQEGTPFAPSISVPQPHPLGITVAQAAGLTPADGVAYVVSSLADVYVAELTLPTYGACNSVMCNGINGNWHALGDSPVAVLLALQSGTLSQQNYGAQAVAHGIDPAAGLADPALLAGKAWLLDDGTPADKAKHLTKFNPIPAPTGAEKVPVLISMPNAERLAQFYASQGLPFTPPTGGWPTTIAMHGLGGGKEMSLAYAGSYAAMGVATIAIDMPLHGARSFDANGDGIYEVSASDPAFGAVIGNPDAFKNGNPLVFVNLESTLAVRDNFRQATVDHLALRAALTGLAGGLAAAQMPQMFDITKISAQGLSLGAIVGTDFATYANSGLSHPANGADLSYVHKLNAVSLVAPTGGLSGTFIGSATFGPLLFANVTASDTFKALVDEANVAGYEPGTPEYAALVQAVYAEFIPTFAFAVQTAVDGADPINHAATLKSTGLPVHLIEIVGDGSNLGDQVLPNRVDKFPVAGTEPLIANLGLECIDTTTVGSGAVRFSKGHHSSLISPSEVPGVTDGSAAAATVEMQQQVAAFALTAGKGQASVLVQDDSVIQPCAVPAS, from the coding sequence ATGAAAAGACTCTTTTTGGGTGTCGCAATTGCATCCGCATTGGGAATGGCTGGTTGTAGCGAAGATAGCGTCGATCAACTCGCAGAGAAGACTGAGCCGCTAATCCCTCTTTCACACATGGTATTCGATCCTGCTAACAGCAAGGTACCATTACCCAACGATCTACTCTTTAGCGGCACCACTGATGGTACCCTGACCATGCCGGGCGAAAAAGCCGACGGCTCAAGCGATTACACCGACCCTCAGATGGCGCTGGGCGCACTGGACGGTTGGTCTACCACCTCTCCTATCTCTATCACGGTTGAACCTGCAACCGACCATGACGGCACCATGCTGACGCTGGCGGCGGCCTCTGTGGCACAGCCTGGAGCGGTGCGTATGTTCGAAGCCACAGTAGGTGGTCCGCTATCATCGGATCCCGAATGTCAGTCTGCGCCATCTGTGTCAGCCTGTAAGATAGGCAACGAGCTTCAGTTTGGCGTCGACTTTGTCGCCAGCGCCTCGGGCAACACTATCGCTATCGTACCGCTCAAGCCACTTAAGGCGGGTCAATCTTATGTGTATGCGACCACAGACCTGATTCAAGACTCGGCAGGTCGTCCTATTGCGCCGTCGACTACCTATGCCACGCTGAAACTCGATATCGAGACCAAGCCGCTGCAGACACCCGATCAGCTGATGCTGCAAACGCTAGTGAACAGTTATGAGAAGGGCATGGCTGCCGCTCATGGCGTAGATAGCGCGACTATCAGCTATGCGGGCCTGTTTACTACCCAGGCGATCAGCGATGTCTATGAGACGACTAAGTTACTGATGCTGCAAGAGGGCACACCTTTTGCGCCGTCTATCTCTGTGCCTCAGCCGCATCCGCTGGGGATCACAGTTGCCCAGGCGGCTGGCCTGACACCTGCCGATGGCGTGGCCTATGTGGTCTCTAGCCTGGCCGATGTTTATGTTGCCGAGCTTACCCTGCCTACTTATGGCGCCTGTAACTCTGTGATGTGTAATGGCATCAATGGTAACTGGCATGCGCTGGGCGACAGCCCTGTAGCCGTATTGCTAGCCCTGCAATCGGGTACCTTGAGTCAGCAAAATTACGGCGCTCAGGCCGTGGCACACGGTATCGACCCTGCAGCGGGTCTGGCCGATCCTGCCCTGTTGGCGGGTAAGGCCTGGCTACTCGATGATGGCACACCGGCCGATAAGGCCAAGCATCTGACTAAGTTTAACCCTATTCCTGCTCCGACTGGTGCAGAGAAGGTCCCTGTGTTGATCTCTATGCCAAACGCCGAGCGTCTGGCGCAGTTCTACGCCTCTCAGGGATTACCTTTTACGCCGCCAACTGGTGGTTGGCCGACCACCATCGCCATGCATGGCCTGGGCGGCGGTAAAGAGATGTCACTGGCCTATGCCGGTAGTTATGCCGCCATGGGGGTTGCCACTATCGCCATCGATATGCCGCTTCACGGCGCTCGCTCATTCGACGCCAACGGTGATGGCATCTATGAAGTATCGGCTTCAGATCCAGCATTTGGCGCTGTTATAGGTAACCCAGATGCGTTTAAGAATGGTAATCCCTTGGTGTTTGTTAACCTAGAGAGCACTCTGGCAGTTCGTGATAACTTCAGACAGGCAACGGTTGACCATCTAGCGCTTCGCGCGGCCCTCACAGGGCTTGCCGGTGGCCTGGCCGCCGCACAGATGCCGCAGATGTTCGATATCACTAAGATCAGCGCACAGGGCCTGAGTCTTGGCGCCATCGTCGGCACCGACTTTGCTACCTATGCTAACTCTGGCCTGAGCCATCCGGCTAACGGCGCAGACCTTAGCTATGTGCATAAACTCAATGCGGTTTCTCTGGTTGCGCCAACTGGGGGCTTATCGGGCACCTTCATCGGCTCTGCCACCTTCGGCCCGCTGCTGTTTGCAAACGTGACTGCCAGCGATACCTTCAAGGCGCTGGTTGACGAGGCAAACGTTGCCGGTTATGAGCCTGGTACGCCTGAGTATGCGGCGCTGGTTCAGGCTGTGTATGCCGAGTTCATTCCAACCTTCGCCTTTGCGGTGCAGACGGCGGTAGATGGTGCGGATCCTATCAACCATGCAGCGACGCTTAAATCCACTGGCCTGCCTGTACATCTGATTGAAATCGTTGGGGATGGCAGCAACTTAGGGGATCAGGTACTACCTAATCGCGTCGACAAGTTCCCTGTGGCGGGTACCGAGCCGCTGATTGCCAACCTGGGTCTTGAGTGTATAGATACCACAACAGTTGGCTCTGGCGCCGTGCGCTTTAGCAAGGGGCATCACAGCTCGCTGATTAGCCCAAGTGAGGTACCAGGTGTGACAGATGGTAGCGCTGCCGCGGCTACGGTTGAGATGCAGCAGCAAGTTGCCGCGTTTGCCCTGACTGCGGGTAAGGGCCAGGCAAGCGTACTGGTGCAGGATGATTCAGTGATTCAGCCTTGCGCGGTGCCAGCTAGCTAA
- the sohB gene encoding protease SohB, with the protein MEFLYEYGLFLAKAVTIVVAIVAVVVLVLASAVKQKADKGELKLTNVSEELKDLKHDLKEELLSKKQFKAYEKGLKAEAKAKEKAEKADGEAAPTPRVFVIDFKGSIDAHEVASLREEISAILAIAEQGDEVVVNVESGGGMVHGYGLAASQLDRLRSAEIPLTICVDKVAASGGYMMACVANTIYAAPFAIVGSIGVVAQIPNFNRLLKKHDIDYEQHTAGDFKRTLTLFGENTDEGRQKFQEELEETHVLFKAFISKYRPTLDIAKVATGEHWYGQQALDLGLVDGLSTSDDVVMKLAEEKTVIKVRYQLKKKIADKFAHSASLAVNAVFNRLAEKNQPLN; encoded by the coding sequence TTGGAATTTTTGTACGAGTATGGACTCTTTCTGGCAAAAGCCGTCACCATAGTGGTGGCTATCGTCGCTGTCGTGGTGTTGGTGCTGGCATCGGCGGTAAAGCAGAAGGCCGATAAGGGTGAGCTCAAGCTGACGAATGTGTCTGAGGAGCTTAAGGACCTCAAACATGACCTAAAGGAAGAATTGCTGAGCAAGAAGCAGTTTAAGGCCTACGAGAAGGGCCTCAAGGCCGAGGCGAAGGCCAAGGAGAAAGCTGAGAAGGCCGATGGCGAAGCCGCGCCTACGCCTCGTGTGTTTGTTATCGACTTCAAGGGCAGCATAGATGCCCATGAGGTGGCGTCACTGCGAGAAGAGATCAGCGCCATCCTGGCCATTGCCGAGCAAGGCGACGAAGTGGTGGTCAATGTCGAGAGTGGCGGCGGTATGGTCCATGGCTATGGCTTGGCGGCCAGCCAGCTCGATAGATTGCGCAGCGCGGAGATCCCATTGACCATCTGTGTCGACAAGGTGGCCGCGAGCGGCGGCTATATGATGGCCTGTGTGGCCAATACCATCTATGCCGCGCCTTTTGCCATCGTCGGTTCTATCGGCGTGGTCGCGCAGATCCCTAACTTCAATCGTCTGCTGAAGAAGCATGATATCGATTACGAGCAGCACACCGCCGGTGACTTCAAGCGTACCCTGACCCTGTTTGGTGAAAACACCGACGAAGGAAGACAGAAGTTCCAGGAAGAGCTGGAAGAGACCCATGTACTGTTTAAAGCCTTCATCAGCAAGTATCGTCCTACGTTGGACATTGCCAAGGTGGCGACCGGTGAGCACTGGTATGGTCAGCAGGCGCTTGATCTTGGTCTGGTCGATGGCCTCTCTACCAGTGACGATGTGGTGATGAAACTCGCCGAAGAGAAGACGGTGATCAAGGTTCGCTATCAGCTGAAGAAGAAGATTGCTGACAAGTTTGCCCACAGCGCCTCACTGGCGGTCAATGCCGTGTTCAATCGCTTGGCGGAAAAGAATCAACCCCTCAACTAA
- a CDS encoding arylesterase: MQATCLLVLFLIPQAHANPILILGDSLSASYGMEQDKGWVHLLQQQSPDVTIINGSVSGETSAGGLRRLPALLDSTKAKRVFIELGGNDGLRGFSPKQLKNNLTKMIQLAKDSGAEVLLSEVMVPPNYGPRYAKQFTQVYQELSSEHGVTLVPFFMSEIAIHPELMQADGIHPNEQAQPQIASFIRPWLIDTQQSSE; encoded by the coding sequence GTGCAAGCCACTTGCCTGCTTGTCTTATTCTTGATCCCCCAGGCCCATGCTAACCCGATATTGATCTTAGGTGATAGCCTAAGCGCAAGCTACGGCATGGAACAAGACAAGGGCTGGGTGCATCTGTTGCAGCAGCAATCCCCCGATGTCACCATCATCAATGGCTCGGTGAGCGGTGAGACCTCGGCCGGCGGCCTACGCCGACTGCCCGCCCTGCTTGACTCGACCAAGGCCAAGCGGGTCTTTATCGAGCTCGGCGGCAACGATGGTCTGCGCGGATTTTCGCCTAAGCAATTGAAAAATAATCTTACAAAAATGATCCAGCTGGCCAAGGACTCGGGCGCCGAGGTGCTGCTCAGCGAGGTGATGGTACCGCCCAACTATGGCCCACGCTACGCCAAGCAATTTACCCAGGTCTATCAGGAGCTATCGAGCGAACATGGGGTAACCTTAGTGCCCTTCTTCATGTCAGAAATAGCCATTCATCCCGAGCTGATGCAGGCCGACGGCATACACCCCAACGAACAGGCACAGCCACAGATCGCCAGCTTTATCCGCCCCTGGCTTATCGATACGCAGCAATCGAGTGAATAG
- a CDS encoding SO2930 family diheme c-type cytochrome, which produces MLTSPEKGLLPLLSPVLISLLLLCLTACGGSDDTSTNQTGTDTNQPGTPVTPPTGGTDPSTDICDSQEGEINWQALMTQDCQLLSQYRLFQEPDKPTAGPNGPGFSYQLSSQLFTNYAHKYRIIFLPDGSRIDYHPSDTFDLPVGAVLVKTFALPSDTQLTGEANETLVETRLLIHRENGWTALPYLWQGGEARLAIAGANQAHSLTRQGEQLEFTYHVPSRAECKVCHQRASDGGVQIYPIGLKPYLLNHEVFVENQTVNQLEHWRDQGRLNGLPQHGAPDSAPAITDESGDLTTRAKGYLDINCAHCHRAEGFASISGLRLGFYVDHTSYQYGICKQPPGWDGGEKGLSYDIIPGDGEHSILLYRQMLDAPKDRMPPIGRSLSHVEALTVLQSWIDSLSPSLGNCQHGG; this is translated from the coding sequence ATGTTAACCAGCCCAGAAAAAGGTTTGCTGCCGCTTTTGAGCCCAGTTCTAATAAGCCTCTTGCTGCTATGCCTCACGGCCTGCGGCGGCAGCGATGACACCTCGACCAATCAAACAGGCACAGACACCAACCAACCTGGCACGCCTGTGACCCCACCGACGGGCGGCACAGATCCCTCCACGGATATCTGCGATAGCCAGGAGGGGGAGATCAACTGGCAGGCGCTGATGACACAAGACTGTCAGCTACTGTCCCAATATCGGCTATTTCAGGAGCCTGATAAACCAACAGCAGGCCCTAATGGCCCAGGTTTTAGCTATCAACTCTCAAGCCAGCTGTTTACCAACTACGCCCATAAATACCGTATCATCTTCCTGCCCGATGGCAGCCGGATCGACTATCACCCGAGCGACACCTTCGACCTGCCGGTAGGCGCCGTGCTGGTTAAAACCTTTGCCCTGCCGAGCGACACCCAGCTCACCGGGGAAGCCAACGAGACCTTGGTCGAGACCCGGCTGCTTATCCACCGCGAAAACGGCTGGACGGCGCTGCCCTATCTCTGGCAAGGCGGCGAGGCGCGTCTCGCCATTGCCGGCGCCAATCAGGCCCACAGCCTGACGCGTCAGGGCGAGCAGCTGGAGTTCACCTACCATGTGCCCAGCCGGGCGGAATGCAAGGTGTGCCATCAACGCGCCAGTGACGGTGGCGTCCAGATCTATCCCATAGGCCTCAAGCCCTATCTGCTTAACCATGAGGTATTCGTCGAGAATCAGACGGTGAATCAGCTCGAACATTGGCGCGACCAGGGGCGCTTGAACGGCCTGCCACAGCACGGCGCCCCAGATTCGGCGCCTGCAATCACAGATGAGAGCGGCGATCTGACCACCAGGGCCAAGGGATATTTGGATATCAACTGCGCCCACTGTCACAGGGCCGAAGGCTTTGCCAGCATCTCAGGCCTGCGCCTGGGTTTCTATGTGGATCATACCAGCTATCAATATGGGATCTGTAAGCAGCCACCAGGCTGGGACGGCGGCGAAAAGGGCCTCTCCTACGACATCATCCCCGGCGATGGCGAGCACTCCATCTTGCTCTACCGCCAGATGCTGGATGCGCCCAAAGATCGCATGCCGCCTATTGGCCGCAGCCTGAGTCATGTGGAGGCATTGACCGTGCTGCAAAGCTGGATAGATAGCCTGTCGCCAAGTTTAGGCAACTGCCAGCATGGGGGCTAG
- a CDS encoding helix-turn-helix transcriptional regulator encodes MTSNTRYQATLKVGDQSYPAYELRSLVHFMAERYGEHHAEQLCQEIGLGLNELAKLNFVYVWQVDYAMAFLGRLGNDPQIGARLGETYRVEELALIWPYLAKCQTLGECLEFVIAHPELVGSVSDTLVSHGERCLYFRWLNTAKISAPYFSLQFQNSVCSMLALARQLTGQMVTLERVQLATPVHDSGFLAAFCQADVGFDGEFFEWAISHEMLSLPVVYDFSLLQLDEQALHDTSLIEKVLAILNQDFPNNPKLESMALRLNMSDRTLRRHLASAGTSYQKLVDQVRCQTAIGLIVQGDKSIVDIAEIMGFGDVSHFRQSFKHWLGLPPGQFIRKI; translated from the coding sequence ATGACGAGTAATACCCGCTATCAGGCGACATTAAAAGTCGGCGATCAATCTTATCCTGCCTATGAACTGAGAAGCCTGGTTCATTTCATGGCCGAGCGTTACGGCGAGCATCATGCCGAGCAGCTATGTCAGGAGATAGGCCTGGGGCTAAACGAGCTGGCCAAGTTAAACTTTGTCTATGTCTGGCAGGTGGATTATGCCATGGCCTTTCTGGGGCGCTTAGGCAATGACCCTCAGATAGGTGCACGGCTAGGTGAGACCTACAGGGTGGAAGAGCTGGCGCTTATTTGGCCCTATCTAGCTAAATGTCAGACCTTAGGAGAGTGCCTTGAGTTTGTTATCGCCCATCCCGAGCTGGTGGGCAGCGTCTCTGATACCCTAGTGAGCCATGGCGAGCGATGCCTCTATTTTCGCTGGCTCAACACGGCGAAGATCTCGGCGCCCTATTTCAGCCTGCAGTTTCAAAACAGCGTCTGCTCCATGTTAGCCCTTGCGCGTCAGCTCACGGGCCAGATGGTCACACTCGAGCGGGTGCAGCTGGCCACCCCGGTTCACGACAGTGGGTTCCTGGCGGCGTTCTGTCAGGCCGATGTTGGTTTCGACGGCGAGTTCTTCGAGTGGGCCATCTCCCATGAAATGCTTTCGCTGCCTGTTGTGTATGACTTCTCCCTACTACAACTTGATGAGCAGGCTCTGCATGACACCTCCTTAATCGAGAAGGTGCTGGCCATCCTAAACCAGGATTTTCCCAATAATCCTAAGCTGGAGTCGATGGCGCTGAGACTCAACATGAGCGATCGCACCCTGAGGCGACACCTGGCGAGTGCCGGCACCAGCTATCAGAAGCTGGTGGATCAAGTGCGCTGCCAGACGGCTATCGGCCTCATTGTTCAGGGCGACAAGAGCATAGTGGATATCGCAGAGATCATGGGGTTCGGCGATGTGAGCCATTTCCGTCAGAGCTTCAAACACTGGCTTGGCCTGCCGCCAGGCCAGTTTATTCGCAAGATCTAG
- a CDS encoding parallel beta-helix domain-containing protein yields MFNKMPSWLLPSLVASAVALSITACSSDDEDTPQVETPPVTTTPTDPGPSFPVGAIIIEDGENLTTRIQEALINAQSNDVIVLPKGHFKIESTLLFDGDVDGDGAYAKNITIMGYGMEETVLDFSESITGDGIFVQNAVNITIQDLSVNEAKNNGIKLKNTNGIILRRLATVWEGALDEDNGAYGLYPVECENILIEDTYVRGSADAGIYVGQSEYIVVRRNIAKENVAGIEIENSKYADVYDNEAMGNTGGILVFDLPINNHRYGSSVRIFNNKVYNNNTPNFANASSNPAGVHIVPPGTGVIILSTNDVEIFNNEITGHDTLGVTVSSFFIAEPDMTSFVGNYGQPGQPIEDGWRPTPRNIYLHDNVITDYGKKPNGYLIEDIIKAYLLSHGAFPGILYDGLGEMLSNNGTAAYLGLKELPFADDGSDNICARDNGDVSFGRLYANSNTDISIADVLYEKTQDKIMNCAQVSLPVHTVTFGDQIFGCGVDDDVEGCDGGNLVGGGGTIGEGEGGLVGDGDLSLCSTNTPGVNWDALLGANCPNLSDYQLFADTKDPSTGANSGGIPYDLNTQLFTDYASKYRFVFVPEGKVANYSANESMDFPVGTVITKTFALPSDTSKRGVANETLVETRLLIKRATGWSALPYVFNAEQTDAVLAKAGAIQAKQVVHNGKTLDFDYVVPSMNQCKQCHQFKSDDASNAVFVPIGPKARHLNKDYAYSDGTMNQLMKWQSAGILQGVPDTASIPTVPAFHDGDEAKVAAMTDAELMQTAKGYLDINCAHCHRPEGNASNTGLKLEYWRTYEEDSGYSHGTCKSPIAYGGGSLSYDVVPGSSETSILHFRMDSTTPGDRMPEIGRSLSHTEGTALIAEWIKRLPLATCSQ; encoded by the coding sequence ATGTTCAACAAGATGCCTTCGTGGCTGCTCCCAAGTCTAGTGGCCAGTGCAGTGGCCCTCTCCATCACCGCCTGTTCCTCAGATGATGAAGATACACCTCAAGTAGAAACACCACCTGTTACCACCACACCAACGGATCCCGGCCCAAGCTTTCCAGTAGGTGCCATCATCATCGAAGATGGTGAGAACCTGACCACACGTATCCAGGAAGCCCTGATCAACGCCCAAAGCAATGATGTGATCGTGCTGCCTAAGGGACACTTTAAGATAGAGTCTACCCTGCTGTTTGACGGCGACGTGGACGGTGACGGCGCCTATGCCAAGAACATCACCATCATGGGCTACGGCATGGAAGAAACGGTTCTGGACTTCTCCGAGTCGATCACCGGCGATGGTATCTTCGTGCAGAACGCCGTTAACATCACCATCCAGGATCTGTCGGTCAATGAGGCCAAGAACAACGGCATCAAGCTGAAAAACACCAACGGCATCATCTTAAGACGCCTGGCCACAGTATGGGAAGGCGCGCTTGATGAAGATAACGGCGCCTACGGCCTCTATCCGGTAGAGTGTGAAAACATCCTCATCGAAGACACCTATGTACGCGGCAGCGCCGATGCGGGCATCTATGTAGGTCAGTCTGAGTACATAGTGGTTCGCCGTAACATCGCCAAGGAAAACGTTGCCGGTATCGAGATTGAAAACTCTAAATACGCCGACGTCTACGACAACGAGGCCATGGGTAACACAGGCGGTATCCTGGTATTCGACCTGCCGATCAACAACCATAGATATGGCTCCAGCGTGCGTATCTTCAACAACAAGGTGTATAACAACAATACCCCTAACTTCGCCAATGCCTCCTCAAACCCTGCCGGGGTGCATATCGTGCCGCCAGGCACAGGGGTGATCATCCTCTCCACTAACGATGTGGAGATCTTTAACAACGAGATCACCGGCCACGACACCTTAGGGGTGACCGTCTCCAGCTTCTTCATCGCCGAGCCGGATATGACCAGCTTTGTGGGCAACTATGGCCAGCCGGGCCAACCGATAGAAGATGGCTGGCGCCCGACACCACGCAACATCTATCTGCATGACAACGTCATCACAGACTATGGCAAGAAGCCTAATGGCTATCTGATCGAAGATATCATCAAGGCCTACCTGCTGAGCCACGGCGCCTTCCCGGGGATCCTCTACGATGGCTTGGGCGAGATGCTCTCCAACAACGGCACCGCCGCCTACCTGGGGCTTAAGGAGTTGCCATTTGCCGACGATGGCAGCGACAACATCTGTGCCCGGGATAACGGCGATGTCTCCTTCGGTCGTCTCTATGCCAACAGCAACACAGATATCAGCATCGCCGACGTCCTCTATGAGAAGACCCAGGATAAGATCATGAACTGTGCCCAGGTCAGTTTGCCTGTGCATACTGTCACCTTTGGCGATCAGATCTTCGGCTGCGGCGTGGATGACGATGTCGAGGGCTGTGACGGCGGCAATCTGGTCGGTGGCGGCGGCACCATAGGCGAAGGTGAAGGTGGTCTGGTGGGCGATGGTGACCTTAGTCTGTGTAGCACCAACACCCCTGGCGTAAATTGGGATGCCCTGCTGGGCGCCAACTGCCCTAACCTCTCTGACTATCAGCTGTTTGCCGATACTAAAGATCCGAGTACCGGGGCGAACTCAGGCGGTATCCCTTACGATCTCAACACTCAGCTATTTACCGACTATGCCAGCAAGTATCGCTTCGTCTTCGTGCCAGAGGGCAAGGTGGCCAACTACTCTGCTAACGAGAGTATGGACTTCCCGGTCGGTACTGTGATCACTAAGACCTTCGCCCTGCCAAGCGACACCAGCAAGCGCGGCGTGGCCAACGAGACACTGGTCGAGACCCGACTGCTTATTAAACGCGCCACCGGCTGGTCAGCCCTGCCCTATGTGTTTAACGCGGAGCAAACAGATGCCGTGCTGGCCAAGGCCGGTGCCATCCAGGCCAAGCAGGTGGTTCACAATGGTAAGACGCTGGACTTCGACTATGTGGTCCCCAGCATGAACCAGTGTAAGCAGTGTCACCAGTTCAAGAGTGACGACGCCAGTAACGCGGTATTCGTGCCCATTGGCCCTAAGGCGCGTCATCTGAACAAGGACTATGCCTATAGCGACGGCACCATGAACCAGCTGATGAAATGGCAGTCCGCCGGTATCTTGCAGGGTGTGCCAGACACGGCAAGCATCCCGACAGTCCCCGCCTTCCACGATGGCGATGAGGCCAAGGTAGCAGCCATGACAGATGCCGAGCTGATGCAAACCGCCAAGGGCTACCTGGATATCAACTGCGCCCACTGTCACCGCCCAGAAGGCAACGCCTCTAACACAGGCCTGAAGCTGGAGTACTGGCGTACCTACGAGGAGGACAGCGGCTATTCTCACGGTACCTGTAAGTCGCCAATCGCCTATGGCGGTGGCTCGCTGAGCTATGACGTGGTGCCTGGCTCGAGCGAGACCTCTATCCTGCACTTCCGCATGGATAGCACGACACCTGGCGATCGCATGCCAGAGATTGGTCGCAGCCTGTCCCACACCGAAGGCACGGCCTTGATTGCCGAGTGGATCAAGCGACTGCCGCTAGCCACCTGCTCTCAATAA
- a CDS encoding ABC transporter ATP-binding protein, with translation MLENSAIKVSDLYKSVTTQEGELTILNGINLDVKSGESVAILGPSGSGKSTLLGLLAALDSPSKGEIVLDGVTLNGLDEEGKAALRKQKVSFIFQSFMLVDTLNALENVMLPAELSGISNAKQKAQQMLERVGLSHRLNHFPNQLSGGEQQRVAIARAFICEPKVLFADEPTGNLDGANSDRVADMLFELNRESDTTLVLVTHDLQLANRCQRRLNMQAGQLSEVVSETDNSGEQEMARSSAAEAS, from the coding sequence ATGTTAGAAAATAGTGCTATCAAGGTCAGTGATCTCTATAAATCGGTAACTACCCAAGAGGGAGAGCTTACTATCCTCAATGGCATCAATCTGGATGTCAAGTCGGGGGAGAGTGTGGCGATTCTTGGCCCCTCTGGCTCGGGCAAGTCGACTCTGCTCGGATTGCTGGCCGCGCTCGATTCGCCCAGCAAGGGGGAGATAGTCCTCGATGGCGTGACCCTCAATGGTTTGGATGAGGAAGGCAAGGCCGCACTGCGTAAACAGAAAGTCAGCTTTATCTTTCAGTCTTTCATGCTGGTCGATACCCTCAACGCCCTGGAGAACGTCATGCTACCGGCAGAGCTGTCGGGGATCAGTAACGCCAAGCAGAAGGCGCAGCAGATGCTGGAGCGAGTGGGATTAAGCCACAGACTCAACCATTTCCCCAACCAGCTGTCGGGCGGCGAGCAGCAGCGTGTTGCCATCGCCAGGGCCTTCATCTGCGAGCCAAAGGTGCTGTTTGCCGACGAGCCGACGGGAAACCTGGATGGCGCCAACAGCGACCGGGTGGCGGACATGCTGTTTGAGCTCAACCGCGAGAGCGACACCACCCTGGTGCTGGTGACCCATGATCTCCAGTTGGCTAATCGTTGTCAGCGCCGCCTGAACATGCAGGCGGGACAGTTGAGTGAGGTGGTGAGCGAAACTGACAACAGCGGCGAGCAAGAGATGGCCCGTTCGAGCGCAGCGGAGGCGAGTTAA